Below is a genomic region from Methanocalculus alkaliphilus.
GGCGGGGAGGTGGGCATGGAGTTTGGAGGAGCGCTTCTCGTACCGGTCATACTTCTTGATGAAGTGCAGATACTCACGCTGAACCACAACAGTCCCTTTCATCTTCTCGCTCACGACTTTGCCGGTAATCACCTGGCCGCGCACCGGCAAAGTGCCATGAAACGGGCAATCATCTTCGTTGCACTCATGTTCTGGAGGTGCAACATTTAACCCAATGTTTCGTGCCATTAACAACCCTCTATTGTCTGATGCGCATGGTGATCCGCTTCTCAGGCCGACCGATGACGGTCGACCCGATGAGCTCCACCTGCACCCTGTCCGGGAGGGTAACCCGGAATATACTATGTTTCTTCGGAACATGCTTTAATCCAGCGGGTGTCTGGATGATGATCATGTTCTTCGTCTCATCGACGATGAGACCGGAGATACCCTTCTGGGCAGGGTTACTGGCATGGACGACCAGAACGTTCAGGCCGACAAATTCATGACGGAGAACGTTTCCGGGCGTGATCATACACGTTTTCTCTTGTTCTGCTCGGTTAATATCCGGGCGATGGTCCTTCGGAGTTCGCGGATCTGTCCCGGATTGTCCGGGGCACCGCCAGCACTGACCTTGCCATACTGCTGGATCAGTTCTGTCCGAAGCTTGCTCTTCTGTTCAACCAGTTCAACGTCAGAGAACTGGGCAACTTCACGCGCACGAAATATTGCCATCAGAGTTCCTCCCGCTCATATTTGTCTTCAGGTGAGGAGATGGTCGAAAGTTCGCGGTCAATATCCTCACCGATATCACTGACTTCCTCCACAACAACATCCTGCTGCGGGGGTTCTTCCTTCGGTGGGACTATCTCAAACTGATCAGGGAGCTGTGCGCCCGGTGGAATGATTCTGACCTGAACACCAATGGTGCCAAGTTTCTTGATCGCAACCGCATATCCGGTCTCAACCAGACTGACAGCGGGCTCTCCTGCGTGTTTGATGTATCCTTCAACGAACTTCTGTACACGGGATCGTGAGCCGGTCAGTTTTCCTGACATAACAACTTCACACCCGAGGGCACCAGAGTCCATGACACGGCGGATGACGCTCGTTCCAGCCTTTCTGAAGTACCAGCCGCGCTCAAGGGCATTTGCAAGCCTCTCTGCAAGGATCTGTGCATTGAGGTTTGGATTTGCAACCTGCTGGACCTCAACCTGTGGAGATTCAATCCCGTATTCGGTTGCAAGATCGGTGGTGATCTGCCGGACGAGCTTACCGCCCTTCCCGATGACGATACCGGGCTTCTCAGCAAAGATCGTTACCTGGGTGCCGATCGGGGTTCTGAAGATATCCATCCCCCCGTATCCGGCTCTCTTCAGCTCTTTTGTCAGGAACGCCTCAACACGAACCTTCCGGACGCCTTCCTCGACAAACTTCTTCTCTGCTGACATTATTCCTCGACCTCCCTTGCGATGACTTCAATGGTGACGCTCTCACGCGCCTTGGGGGTTGCACGCCCCATTGCACGGGGGAAGATGGCTTTCATTGCCCTTCCCCGCTTTGCGGCGGAGTGGACAATCTCGAGGCTGTCGGCTGCAAGGCCTGCATACTCGGCGTTCTTCTTCAGTGAGTTGAGAAGCCGGATATACTCCTGTGATGCCTTCACCGGGAAACGACCCTGGCAGACAACACCAGTGAGGCTCTTCTGGTGCGCGACATTCCGCTTAAAGCGCCGGAATGGGATGGCTTTCTTCTTTGCCACAACCTCCTGGAGATAGGCAATTGCGATATCGACGTTTTTGTTCCTGATGAAACTGGCGATCTCGATGGCGTGTTTGGGGGAGCAGTGAAGCTCATTTGCCTTGGCACGCACGACGTTGTCGCCTTCTACCTTCATACTATATCCTGTTCGTGCCATGGAGATCACTTCAGTGGAACGTATTTACTCGACCGGGTTGCACCGATACCGGCACTTCCGTGGGAGATTCTCCTCCTCGTCAGGGCAAACTCACCGAGGTAGTGGAAGACTCCTTCAACCGGGATCTCAACACTCTGGAACTCTTTTCCATTGTAGATATCGATGGTTCGTCCAACCATCTCCGGGAGGATAATCATCGAACGGCTGTGGGTTCTGATCTTCTCTTCACCGGAGCGGACCTTCTCAAGGAGATTCTGCTCATCGCGTGTCAGTCCCCGCTGCATCTTTCTTCGTGCACGGGACGGCATGATCGGGAGAAGGTCTTCCACCGACATCTCCTGAAGAGCGCCAATGGTATACCCATGATAGGTAAACTCCTCACGCCGCCTCGGCATTCTCTTAATCTGTTTCTTTGCCATAACTCAGATCACCTCTTACATCCTGTTCTTCGGGCAGCTATATGGCCAACCTTTCTGCCAGGCGGAGTTCCACGAGAGACCGTCTTTGGCCTTCCGGGGTGCTGGTGTCCACCGCCACCGAACGGGTGATCGATGACGTTCATTGCAACACCACGGACACGAGGCCAGCGCGTCGCCTGTGAACTGACTTTGTGGAAGACCTTTCCTGCCTTGACAAGTGGCTTCTCACCACGTCCGCCGCCGGCGACGATGCCGATGGTGGCGCGGCAGTGGTCATTGAACCATTTTGCTGAGCCGCTTGGCATTCTGACACCAACCCTGCCCTCGGATTTACCGATGACCAGTGCCTGCACACCGCTTGCCCTGACAAATTTTCCACCGTCATTTGGACGTGCCTCGATGTTGCAGACCGCTGTTCCTGTCGGGATATCCCGCAGAAGGAGTGTGTTTCCGTTTCGCACAACAGCCTCAGGGCCCCACTCGACGACATCGTCAAGACCCATGCCTTCGGTGACGAGAAGGTAGATCTTCTCACCACTCTCAAGCCTGACAAGGGCGATCGGTGTGTGGCGTGCAGGGTCGTGTTCAATACCGATGATCGTTCCCCGAACGGTCTGATCGCTCCTGCCCGCATGGCGGAGTGCTGCTTTATACTTGTGTGACGGTGCCCGGTAGGTCGGACCGCCTTTACCGCGCGCCTGACTGCTGATTCTATGTCCCATCTCAACTCACCTACACGATGCCAAGGCGGCTTAATATCTCTTCAGCGGCTTTGTCATCTTCAAAGCTCACGATAGCCTTCTTGGTTCCTTTGCTTGTCATCAGGGTTCGGACATCGGAGACAGTCTTTCCGAAGGTCTTCTCGATCTCACGCCGGATGGTCTCCTTGTTCGCTTCTTTCCGGACGATGAACATGAGCTTGTTCTCACGTTCCAGTGTCGCCATGGCTTTCTCAGTTACTGATGGATGATGTAGAACCATTCTCATTTCACCTCCGGGAGTCTCTGCAGTGCCGCCTCGGTCCAGAGGGTAAGCCTTCCTGCATGCGTCCCTGGAGCAAGGTGCTCTGCATTCAGTTCACCAACGGTGACAGAATCGACACCTGGAAGGTTAGACGCTGCACGGAGGGGGGTCGACGAGGTGACGATAAGGACACTCTTCTTCTGCTTGTATCCCCTTCCACGGAGCTTTCCGCGACCGGGCTTTCGGTTTTTGCTCAGTTTCGACCTGTTGACATCATCCATGATGCCGAAGGCCTCAAGGACCGAGATGACCTCGGATGTCCGGGTAAGGTTCTCAAATGCATCCTCAACAACACAGATGACATCGTCATTAAAGACATGTCCACGTCCCCTGACGAGATCAGCGGATGTCGTTGCTGCAATGGCTGAGCGGATAGCAAGAATCTTCTCTTTCTTGTTGATCTTCTCAACAAGGATCTTTGCTGTCACCG
It encodes:
- a CDS encoding 30S ribosomal protein S17, which produces MARNIGLNVAPPEHECNEDDCPFHGTLPVRGQVITGKVVSEKMKGTVVVQREYLHFIKKYDRYEKRSSKLHAHLPACLHVKVGDEVRVAECRPLNKTTNFVVVEVKSA
- a CDS encoding ribonuclease P protein component 1, with product MITPGNVLRHEFVGLNVLVVHASNPAQKGISGLIVDETKNMIIIQTPAGLKHVPKKHSIFRVTLPDRVQVELIGSTVIGRPEKRITMRIRQ
- the rpmC gene encoding 50S ribosomal protein L29 encodes the protein MAIFRAREVAQFSDVELVEQKSKLRTELIQQYGKVSAGGAPDNPGQIRELRRTIARILTEQNKRKRV
- a CDS encoding 30S ribosomal protein S3, whose amino-acid sequence is MSAEKKFVEEGVRKVRVEAFLTKELKRAGYGGMDIFRTPIGTQVTIFAEKPGIVIGKGGKLVRQITTDLATEYGIESPQVEVQQVANPNLNAQILAERLANALERGWYFRKAGTSVIRRVMDSGALGCEVVMSGKLTGSRSRVQKFVEGYIKHAGEPAVSLVETGYAVAIKKLGTIGVQVRIIPPGAQLPDQFEIVPPKEEPPQQDVVVEEVSDIGEDIDRELSTISSPEDKYEREEL
- a CDS encoding 50S ribosomal protein L22 — its product is MARTGYSMKVEGDNVVRAKANELHCSPKHAIEIASFIRNKNVDIAIAYLQEVVAKKKAIPFRRFKRNVAHQKSLTGVVCQGRFPVKASQEYIRLLNSLKKNAEYAGLAADSLEIVHSAAKRGRAMKAIFPRAMGRATPKARESVTIEVIAREVEE
- a CDS encoding 30S ribosomal protein S19, which translates into the protein MAKKQIKRMPRRREEFTYHGYTIGALQEMSVEDLLPIMPSRARRKMQRGLTRDEQNLLEKVRSGEEKIRTHSRSMIILPEMVGRTIDIYNGKEFQSVEIPVEGVFHYLGEFALTRRRISHGSAGIGATRSSKYVPLK
- a CDS encoding 50S ribosomal protein L2 produces the protein MGHRISSQARGKGGPTYRAPSHKYKAALRHAGRSDQTVRGTIIGIEHDPARHTPIALVRLESGEKIYLLVTEGMGLDDVVEWGPEAVVRNGNTLLLRDIPTGTAVCNIEARPNDGGKFVRASGVQALVIGKSEGRVGVRMPSGSAKWFNDHCRATIGIVAGGGRGEKPLVKAGKVFHKVSSQATRWPRVRGVAMNVIDHPFGGGGHQHPGRPKTVSRGTPPGRKVGHIAARRTGCKR
- a CDS encoding 50S ribosomal protein L23 is translated as MVLHHPSVTEKAMATLERENKLMFIVRKEANKETIRREIEKTFGKTVSDVRTLMTSKGTKKAIVSFEDDKAAEEILSRLGIV
- the rpl4p gene encoding 50S ribosomal protein L4; protein product: MKAAVKTLDGSPVKEIDLPAAFETPYRPDVIKRAVLALQSTRYQAHGTDPRAGMRTSAASWGSGRGAAQIPRVRNGSRAARVPQARGGRACHPPVTAKILVEKINKKEKILAIRSAIAATTSADLVRGRGHVFNDDVICVVEDAFENLTRTSEVISVLEAFGIMDDVNRSKLSKNRKPGRGKLRGRGYKQKKSVLIVTSSTPLRAASNLPGVDSVTVGELNAEHLAPGTHAGRLTLWTEAALQRLPEVK